One segment of Streptosporangium brasiliense DNA contains the following:
- a CDS encoding WhiB family transcriptional regulator produces the protein MADLVIAQDSIAEEQLGWQERALCAQTDPEAFFPEKGGSTREAKKVCRSCEVRAECLEYALEHDERFGIWGGLSERERRRIKREAV, from the coding sequence GTGGCCGACCTGGTCATCGCACAGGACAGCATCGCTGAAGAGCAGCTTGGCTGGCAGGAACGCGCCTTGTGTGCGCAGACCGACCCGGAGGCGTTCTTCCCGGAGAAGGGCGGATCCACACGGGAGGCCAAGAAGGTTTGCCGCTCCTGCGAGGTGCGTGCCGAGTGCCTTGAGTACGCGCTTGAGCATGATGAGCGGTTTGGCATCTGGGGTGGGCTTTCCGAGCGGGAACGCCGCCGGATCAAGCGTGAAGCAGTCTGA
- the cofD gene encoding 2-phospho-L-lactate transferase, with the protein MRIVSLAGGIGGARFLRGLLAATPDSEITVIGNTGDDITLYGLQVCPDLDTVMYTLGGGIDEEQGWGRQKETHVVKEELAAYGVEPQWFGLGDRDFATHIVRTQMLKAGYPLSAVTEALCARWEPGVRLIPMSDDRTETHVVISDGQGRRAVHFQEWWVRMRASVPAEQIILVGADQARPAPGVLQAIADADVVILPPSNPVVSIGTILQIKGIREALETKTVVGVSPIVGGAPVRGMADACLTAIGVDTTAQAVLELYGSPLVDGWLVAEEDAGVRLDGVRIEARPLIMHDVESAAAIARAALDLATELAARPGGSAAPQSGGAR; encoded by the coding sequence ATGCGCATTGTGTCCCTCGCCGGCGGAATCGGCGGCGCCCGTTTCCTGCGCGGCCTGCTCGCCGCGACCCCCGACTCGGAGATCACCGTCATCGGCAACACCGGTGACGACATCACCCTTTACGGCCTACAGGTCTGTCCCGACCTCGACACCGTGATGTACACCCTGGGCGGCGGTATCGACGAGGAGCAGGGGTGGGGCCGGCAGAAGGAGACCCACGTCGTCAAGGAGGAGCTTGCCGCCTACGGCGTCGAACCGCAGTGGTTCGGCCTGGGTGACCGCGACTTCGCCACCCACATCGTGCGCACCCAGATGCTCAAGGCCGGATACCCGCTGTCGGCGGTCACCGAGGCGCTGTGCGCCCGCTGGGAGCCGGGCGTACGGCTGATCCCGATGAGCGACGACCGGACCGAGACCCACGTGGTCATCTCCGACGGGCAGGGCCGCCGGGCCGTCCACTTCCAGGAGTGGTGGGTGCGGATGCGCGCCTCCGTCCCGGCCGAGCAGATCATCCTGGTCGGCGCCGACCAGGCCCGGCCCGCCCCCGGCGTGCTCCAGGCCATCGCCGACGCCGACGTGGTGATCCTGCCGCCGTCCAACCCGGTCGTCAGCATCGGCACGATCCTGCAGATCAAGGGCATCCGCGAGGCTCTGGAGACCAAGACGGTCGTCGGCGTCTCCCCCATCGTCGGCGGCGCCCCGGTCCGCGGCATGGCCGACGCCTGCCTCACCGCGATCGGCGTGGACACCACCGCCCAGGCGGTCCTGGAGCTGTACGGCTCGCCGCTGGTCGACGGCTGGCTGGTCGCCGAGGAGGACGCCGGGGTCCGCCTCGACGGCGTCCGCATCGAGGCCCGTCCCCTGATCATGCACGACGTCGAGTCCGCCGCCGCCATCGCCCGGGCGGCCCTCGACCTGGCCACCGAGCTCGCCGCCCGCCCCGGCGGGTCCGCGGCGCCGCAGAGCGGGGGCGCGCGATGA
- a CDS encoding DNA-3-methyladenine glycosylase family protein has translation MRERRWRSEGPLDLELTLAPHRRGTGDPAWRKTPDGAIWRTSRTPDGPGTLRVLARHGQVDGAAWGPGAGWLLERLPAMLGADDDLSGFVPGHAVVRDAARRHEGLRIGRTFRVLEALVPAVLEQKVVSTEAWRAWRWLLGRYGEPAPGPAPEGMRVFPEPEVWRSIPSWDWHRAGAEAVRARTIVNAVWHADKLEAAEGSAEADRLLRALPGVGVWTSAEVRQRSHGDADAVSVGDYHLPSLVGWSLTGGKVDDAEMLRLLAPYRGHRHRVGRLLVLGGERPPARGPRMPVRDYRSF, from the coding sequence GTGAGGGAGCGGCGGTGGCGTTCGGAGGGGCCGCTCGACCTTGAGCTGACCCTTGCCCCGCACCGGCGCGGGACGGGTGATCCCGCCTGGCGGAAGACGCCCGACGGGGCGATCTGGCGGACCTCGCGGACACCGGACGGTCCCGGGACGTTACGGGTGCTCGCCCGGCACGGGCAGGTCGACGGCGCGGCCTGGGGCCCGGGGGCCGGCTGGCTGCTGGAGAGGCTGCCCGCGATGCTCGGCGCCGACGACGACCTCTCGGGGTTCGTCCCCGGGCACGCCGTGGTCCGCGACGCGGCCAGGCGCCACGAAGGGCTCCGGATCGGCCGGACCTTCCGGGTGCTGGAGGCTCTCGTGCCCGCCGTGCTCGAACAGAAGGTCGTCTCCACCGAGGCGTGGCGGGCGTGGCGGTGGCTGCTGGGCCGCTACGGCGAGCCCGCGCCGGGGCCCGCCCCGGAGGGGATGCGGGTCTTCCCCGAGCCCGAGGTGTGGCGGTCGATCCCGTCGTGGGACTGGCACCGGGCGGGGGCGGAGGCCGTACGGGCGCGGACCATCGTCAACGCCGTGTGGCACGCGGACAAGCTGGAGGCGGCCGAGGGCAGTGCCGAGGCGGACCGGCTGCTGCGGGCGCTGCCCGGGGTGGGGGTGTGGACCTCCGCAGAGGTGCGGCAGCGATCGCACGGTGACGCGGACGCGGTCTCGGTGGGCGACTATCACCTGCCCTCGCTGGTCGGCTGGTCGCTGACCGGCGGGAAGGTCGACGACGCGGAGATGCTGCGGCTGCTCGCGCCCTACCGGGGGCACCGGCACCGGGTCGGCCGGCTGCTGGTGCTGGGCGGTGAGCGGCCACCCGCTCGGGGACCGCGGATGCCGGTGCGCGACTACCGCTCCTTCTGA
- a CDS encoding bifunctional FO biosynthesis protein CofGH gives MSVNPTDTAMRRALARARDGKALDLTEATVLLHARDAHLDTLLEHAGRVRDAGLEAVGRQGIITYSRKVFIPLTRLCRDRCGYCTFATAPHKLESMYLSPDEVLEIARQGAAMGCKEALFTLGDRPEERWPQAREWLHAHGYDDTLSYVRAMAIRVLEETGLLPHLNPGVMTWQDLQRLKPVAPSMGMMLETTSRRLFEEKGQPHYGSPDKDPAVRLRVLEDAGRTNVPFTSGILIGIGETVEERAESLFALRRVAREYGGLQEIIVQNFRAKPDTAMRGMPDADLQELAATIAVTRLVLGPRMRVQAPPNLVDSEYALMIRAGIDDWGGISPLTPDHVNPERPWPQIDDLAARTAATGFALRERLTIYPEYVLAGEPWLDPRLQVHVAALADPETGLAREDAVVTGRPWQEPDGGFVSLGRTDLHTAVDTEGRTGDRRDDFDHVYGDWEALRERLPAPAAPAVRLGEVRQALRQAATDPARLTDAQALALLDVAGDPGGAGADDAALEELCRIADDLRREVVGDEVTYVVNRNINFTNVCYTGCRFCAFAQRRTDADAYTLSLEQVADRAWEGWQAGATEVCMQGGIHPDMPGSAYFDIARAVKARVPEMHVHAFSPMEVINGASRTDLSIEEWLIAAREAGVDSLPGTAAEILDDDVRWVLTKGKLPTKEWVEVISTAHRVGIPTTSTMMYGHVDTHAHWVQHIRLIRRIQEETGGFSEFVLLPFVHHSAPIYLAGIARPGPTARENRAVHALARVLLHGAIGNIQCSWVKLQDDLCRQVLQGGVNDLGGTLMEETISRMAGSENGSFKTISDIAAMVAPTGRPLRQRTTSYGVPGEERLAAAAASDGVCQSVRNFVPLGRR, from the coding sequence ATGAGCGTGAACCCCACCGATACCGCGATGCGCAGGGCCCTGGCCCGCGCCCGCGACGGAAAAGCTCTCGACCTCACCGAAGCGACCGTCCTGCTGCACGCCAGAGACGCCCACCTCGACACCCTGCTCGAACACGCCGGACGGGTAAGGGACGCGGGGCTGGAGGCCGTCGGGCGGCAAGGGATCATCACATACAGCCGCAAGGTCTTCATCCCGCTCACCCGGCTCTGCCGTGACCGGTGCGGCTACTGCACCTTCGCCACCGCTCCGCACAAGCTGGAGAGCATGTATCTCAGCCCCGACGAGGTGCTGGAGATCGCCCGGCAGGGGGCGGCGATGGGGTGCAAGGAGGCGCTGTTCACCCTGGGCGACCGGCCGGAGGAGCGCTGGCCCCAGGCCCGTGAGTGGCTGCACGCGCACGGCTACGACGACACGCTGTCCTACGTCCGCGCGATGGCCATCCGGGTGCTGGAGGAGACCGGGCTGCTGCCGCACCTGAACCCCGGGGTCATGACCTGGCAGGACCTGCAGCGTCTCAAGCCGGTCGCGCCGTCGATGGGCATGATGCTGGAGACGACCTCGCGGCGGCTGTTCGAGGAGAAGGGGCAGCCGCACTACGGCTCGCCGGACAAGGACCCCGCGGTACGGCTGCGCGTCCTGGAGGACGCGGGACGGACGAACGTGCCCTTCACCAGCGGCATCCTCATCGGCATCGGTGAGACGGTGGAGGAGCGGGCCGAGTCGCTGTTCGCGCTGCGCAGGGTGGCACGCGAGTACGGCGGGCTCCAGGAGATCATCGTCCAGAACTTCCGCGCCAAGCCGGACACCGCGATGCGCGGCATGCCGGACGCCGACCTGCAGGAGCTGGCCGCGACCATCGCGGTGACCCGGCTGGTGCTGGGGCCCCGCATGAGGGTCCAGGCCCCGCCGAACCTGGTCGACTCCGAGTACGCCCTGATGATCAGGGCCGGCATCGACGACTGGGGCGGGATCTCCCCGCTGACGCCCGACCACGTCAACCCCGAGCGCCCCTGGCCCCAGATCGACGACCTGGCCGCCCGCACGGCCGCCACCGGGTTCGCCCTGCGGGAGCGGCTGACGATCTACCCCGAGTACGTGCTGGCCGGCGAGCCCTGGCTCGATCCCCGGCTCCAGGTCCACGTGGCCGCCCTGGCCGATCCGGAGACGGGCCTGGCCCGTGAGGACGCCGTCGTCACCGGCCGTCCCTGGCAGGAGCCGGACGGCGGATTCGTCTCCCTGGGCCGGACCGACCTGCACACGGCCGTCGACACCGAGGGCCGCACCGGCGACCGCCGCGACGACTTCGACCATGTCTACGGTGACTGGGAGGCCCTCAGGGAGCGGCTCCCCGCGCCCGCCGCGCCCGCGGTGCGGCTCGGAGAGGTCCGCCAGGCGCTGCGGCAGGCCGCCACCGACCCGGCCCGCCTGACCGACGCGCAGGCGCTGGCCCTCCTCGACGTCGCCGGCGACCCCGGCGGCGCGGGCGCCGACGACGCGGCGCTGGAGGAGCTGTGCCGGATCGCCGACGACCTCCGCAGGGAGGTGGTCGGCGACGAGGTGACCTACGTGGTGAACCGCAACATCAACTTCACCAACGTCTGCTACACCGGCTGCCGCTTCTGCGCCTTCGCGCAGCGCCGTACCGACGCCGACGCCTACACCCTGAGCCTGGAGCAGGTCGCCGACCGGGCCTGGGAGGGGTGGCAGGCGGGGGCGACCGAGGTGTGCATGCAGGGCGGCATCCATCCGGACATGCCCGGCAGCGCCTACTTCGACATCGCCAGGGCGGTCAAGGCCCGGGTGCCGGAGATGCACGTCCACGCCTTCTCTCCGATGGAGGTCATCAACGGCGCCAGCCGTACCGACCTGTCCATCGAGGAGTGGCTGATCGCGGCCAGGGAGGCGGGCGTCGACTCGCTCCCCGGCACCGCGGCCGAGATCCTCGACGACGACGTGCGCTGGGTGCTCACCAAGGGCAAGCTGCCCACCAAGGAGTGGGTGGAGGTCATCTCCACCGCGCACCGGGTCGGCATCCCGACGACCTCCACGATGATGTACGGCCACGTGGACACCCACGCCCACTGGGTCCAGCACATCCGGCTGATCCGCCGCATCCAGGAGGAGACCGGCGGGTTCTCCGAGTTCGTGCTGCTGCCGTTCGTCCACCACAGCGCGCCCATCTACCTGGCCGGGATCGCCCGGCCCGGGCCGACGGCGCGGGAGAACCGGGCCGTGCACGCGCTGGCCCGCGTCCTGCTGCACGGCGCGATCGGCAACATCCAGTGCTCCTGGGTCAAGCTCCAGGACGACCTGTGCCGCCAGGTGCTGCAGGGCGGGGTCAACGACCTCGGCGGCACGCTGATGGAGGAGACGATCAGCCGGATGGCGGGGTCGGAGAACGGCTCCTTCAAGACGATCAGCGACATCGCGGCCATGGTTGCCCCGACCGGCCGGCCGCTCCGGCAGCGGACCACCTCCTACGGCGTGCCGGGGGAGGAGCGGCTGGCCGCGGCGGCGGCGAGCGACGGAGTTTGTCAAAGTGTGCGTAACTTCGTCCCGCTGGGGCGTCGATAA
- a CDS encoding glycosyltransferase family 2 protein produces MSSTDSPRLHHTVTAIVVSHDGARWLQETLDALLRQTRPVDRAVGVDNGSRDGSAALLSGVLGPNAVLALPRSTSFGQAVAEVLDRLGPAGGQEWIWLLHDDCAPDDTALQNLLRAAEQDPKAGVLGPKLRDWLDRRLLLEVGVTVDRTGRRDTGLEAREFDQGQYDGVRDVLSVSTAGMLIRRDVWDEVGGLDPDLPLFRDDLDLCWRVRAAGHRVQNVTQAVAWHAEAATRRRRRITASGDHPRRLDRRNAIFVIMANLPFWPLMWALVRNLSGSVFRTLLFLVAKQPANALDEIAALGSVLGRPGRMIRARRMRAKGRKQSHAAIKRLLTPPGAGYRRLSDRVQSYLAGTGFVESAGRHHAVTPSQEDGEELLTDTGVMQRFFGNPGVLLFLALAVVTLVAERGLIGGARLGGGALVPVIGGASDLWDLYVESYHQAGLGSDAWAPPYVAVLAALSTVLFGKTWLAVSVLLLGCVPLAGFSAYVATRSIVPGRWTRVWLASSYALLPVATGAVAAGRLGTAVVFVLLPVYAALATTLLSGEGRRARRAAWGLGLLLAVGTAFAPLVYPLTLVLGALAALAFPRRGLAVSVVIAFGVPVALLFPWLAQVLRNPGQLLLEAGLHQLALVDAALPAPSLLLLSPGGPGMPPLWVTGGLISACLAALLMRRNRMVIAIGWGVALFGVLVAILVSRTPVTSLNGDVVAPAWPGVPLAFAATGMLVVAALTADRIVEFRAAGGLRRITAFAVVAVAFSTPLLAAAMWITKGVAGPIDGNVPDAMPALVAVNSTGGSRTLLLRTKENGLTFTVLRGRTPVIGESDIPTPQGVRESVGVAAAGLVSGRGGDDARVLAAHGVQYVVVAAPVSPEIGHALDSQPALARMSLSRALGVWRLTQPVAAVPTPQGDPWHGRWLWAQAVMLLVVSVLAAPGSRTDETDGPAAQDPSEPSREPTLR; encoded by the coding sequence ATGTCCAGCACCGACTCCCCTCGTCTCCACCACACGGTCACCGCGATCGTCGTCTCCCACGACGGCGCCCGCTGGCTGCAGGAGACCCTCGACGCGCTGCTCAGACAGACCCGGCCGGTGGACCGCGCCGTCGGGGTGGACAACGGCAGCCGGGACGGCAGCGCCGCGCTGCTGAGCGGCGTCCTCGGCCCGAACGCCGTGCTCGCCCTTCCGCGCTCGACGAGCTTCGGCCAGGCGGTCGCCGAGGTGCTCGACCGGCTGGGGCCGGCCGGCGGGCAGGAGTGGATCTGGCTGCTGCACGACGACTGCGCGCCGGACGACACCGCGCTGCAGAACCTGCTCCGGGCCGCCGAACAGGATCCCAAGGCCGGGGTGCTCGGCCCCAAGCTCCGCGACTGGCTGGACCGGCGGCTCCTGCTGGAGGTCGGCGTCACCGTCGACCGGACGGGCCGCCGCGACACCGGGCTGGAGGCCCGGGAGTTCGACCAGGGGCAGTACGACGGGGTCCGGGACGTGCTCTCGGTCTCCACGGCGGGGATGCTGATCCGCCGGGACGTCTGGGACGAGGTGGGCGGGCTCGACCCCGACCTGCCGCTGTTCCGTGACGACCTCGACCTGTGCTGGCGGGTGCGGGCCGCCGGGCACCGGGTGCAGAACGTCACCCAGGCGGTGGCCTGGCACGCCGAGGCCGCCACCCGGCGGCGGCGCCGCATCACCGCCAGCGGCGACCATCCCCGCCGCCTGGACCGCCGCAACGCCATCTTCGTGATCATGGCGAACCTGCCGTTCTGGCCGCTGATGTGGGCGCTGGTCCGCAACCTCTCCGGATCGGTCTTCCGCACGCTGCTGTTCCTGGTGGCCAAGCAGCCCGCCAACGCGCTGGACGAGATCGCCGCGCTTGGCTCCGTGCTCGGCCGTCCCGGCCGGATGATCAGGGCCCGCCGGATGCGCGCCAAGGGCCGCAAACAGAGCCACGCCGCGATCAAACGGCTGCTCACCCCGCCGGGCGCGGGCTACCGGCGCCTGTCGGACCGGGTCCAGAGCTACCTGGCCGGGACCGGCTTCGTGGAGTCCGCCGGGCGGCACCACGCCGTGACCCCCTCGCAGGAGGACGGTGAGGAGCTGCTCACCGACACCGGGGTGATGCAGCGGTTCTTCGGCAACCCCGGCGTGCTGCTCTTCCTCGCGCTCGCCGTGGTCACGCTGGTCGCCGAGCGCGGCCTGATCGGCGGCGCCCGGCTGGGCGGCGGCGCCCTCGTCCCGGTGATCGGCGGGGCCTCCGACCTCTGGGACCTCTACGTCGAGAGCTACCACCAGGCGGGCCTGGGCAGCGACGCGTGGGCGCCGCCGTACGTCGCGGTGCTGGCCGCGCTCTCCACGGTGCTGTTCGGCAAGACCTGGCTGGCGGTCTCGGTGCTGCTGCTGGGCTGCGTGCCGCTGGCCGGGTTCTCCGCCTACGTGGCGACCCGTTCGATCGTCCCGGGCCGGTGGACCCGCGTCTGGCTGGCCTCCTCCTACGCGCTCCTGCCGGTGGCCACCGGCGCGGTCGCCGCCGGACGGCTCGGCACCGCCGTGGTCTTCGTGCTGCTGCCCGTCTACGCGGCGCTGGCCACCACCCTGCTCTCCGGGGAGGGCCGCCGGGCCCGCCGCGCCGCGTGGGGGCTGGGACTCCTCCTGGCCGTCGGCACGGCCTTCGCCCCGCTGGTCTACCCGCTCACACTCGTCCTCGGCGCGCTGGCCGCGCTGGCCTTCCCCCGCCGGGGCCTGGCCGTCTCCGTGGTGATCGCCTTCGGCGTCCCGGTGGCGCTGCTGTTCCCCTGGCTGGCCCAGGTGCTCAGGAACCCGGGCCAGCTCCTGCTGGAGGCCGGGCTGCACCAGCTCGCCCTGGTCGACGCCGCCCTGCCCGCCCCGTCCCTGCTGCTGCTCAGCCCCGGCGGCCCCGGCATGCCGCCGCTCTGGGTGACCGGCGGTCTCATCTCCGCCTGCCTGGCCGCGCTGCTCATGCGCCGCAACCGGATGGTCATCGCGATCGGCTGGGGCGTCGCGCTCTTCGGCGTGCTGGTGGCGATCCTGGTCAGCCGGACCCCCGTCACCTCCCTCAACGGCGACGTCGTGGCACCGGCCTGGCCTGGTGTGCCGCTGGCCTTCGCCGCCACCGGCATGCTCGTGGTGGCCGCCCTCACCGCCGACCGGATCGTCGAGTTCCGGGCGGCCGGCGGACTGCGCAGGATCACCGCGTTCGCCGTCGTGGCGGTCGCCTTCTCCACGCCGCTGCTCGCGGCCGCCATGTGGATCACCAAGGGTGTGGCCGGTCCGATCGACGGGAACGTGCCCGACGCGATGCCCGCCCTGGTCGCGGTCAACTCCACCGGCGGCAGCCGGACGCTGCTGCTGCGCACCAAGGAGAACGGCCTGACCTTCACCGTGCTGCGCGGCCGTACCCCGGTGATCGGCGAGTCCGACATCCCCACGCCGCAGGGGGTCCGCGAGAGCGTCGGCGTCGCGGCGGCCGGGCTGGTCTCCGGCCGCGGCGGCGACGACGCCCGCGTGCTGGCCGCCCACGGCGTGCAGTACGTCGTGGTGGCCGCGCCGGTGAGCCCGGAGATCGGCCACGCGCTGGACTCCCAGCCCGCCCTGGCCAGGATGAGCCTGTCCCGGGCCCTCGGCGTGTGGCGGCTGACCCAGCCGGTCGCCGCGGTCCCCACTCCGCAGGGCGACCCCTGGCACGGCCGCTGGCTCTGGGCCCAGGCCGTGATGCTGCTGGTCGTCTCGGTCCTGGCCGCGCCCGGCTCGCGGACCGACGAGACCGACGGCCCCGCCGCCCAGGACCCGTCCGAGCCCTCGAGAGAGCCGACCCTCCGGTGA
- a CDS encoding coenzyme F420-0:L-glutamate ligase, with protein MSRVRRRQDGRAEARLEIFPAPGMPEVREGDDIGELIAAAVPDLRDGDILVVTSKISSKAEGRVRRETGRSEAIAAETTRVVARRGETVIAQTTHGFVMAAAGVDASNTEPGTVVLLPVDPDASAAAVRASVRRRLGVSVGVVVSDTFGRPWRNGQTDLAIGVAGVTPALDYRGLSDDHGNALEVTLTAVADELAAAGDLVKGKLAQTPVAVIRGMAEYTTEEDGPGVRELVRQSEDDMFRYGSRDVVFARRTVREFSGEPVDGAKVRRAVDAAIAAPAPHHTTPWRFVLLESAGVREKLLDAMREAWIADLRGDGFSEEAVARRIRRGDVLRAAPYLAVPCLVMDGSHTYRDGRRNAAEREMFVVAMGAGVQNFLVQLAMEGLGSAWVSSTMFCRDVVREVLDLPPGWDPMGTVAIGHPAAPPRDRAPRQATDFVVVR; from the coding sequence ATGAGCAGGGTCCGGCGCAGGCAGGACGGACGGGCCGAAGCCAGACTGGAGATCTTCCCGGCCCCCGGGATGCCCGAGGTGCGGGAGGGCGACGACATCGGCGAGCTGATCGCCGCCGCCGTCCCCGACCTGCGCGACGGCGACATCCTCGTGGTCACCTCGAAGATCTCCAGCAAGGCCGAGGGCCGGGTCCGCCGGGAGACCGGCCGGAGCGAGGCGATCGCCGCGGAGACCACCCGGGTCGTCGCCCGCCGGGGCGAGACGGTGATCGCGCAGACCACGCACGGGTTCGTCATGGCCGCCGCCGGGGTCGACGCCTCCAACACCGAGCCCGGAACCGTCGTGCTGCTGCCCGTCGACCCGGACGCCTCCGCCGCGGCCGTCCGGGCGAGCGTCCGCCGGCGGCTCGGCGTGTCGGTCGGCGTGGTCGTCTCCGACACCTTCGGCCGCCCCTGGCGCAACGGCCAGACCGACCTCGCCATCGGCGTGGCCGGCGTGACCCCCGCGCTCGACTACCGGGGCCTGTCCGACGACCACGGCAACGCGCTGGAGGTCACCCTGACCGCCGTCGCCGACGAGCTCGCCGCGGCCGGCGACCTGGTCAAGGGCAAGCTCGCGCAGACCCCGGTGGCGGTGATCCGGGGCATGGCGGAATACACCACCGAGGAGGACGGCCCGGGGGTCCGCGAGCTCGTCCGCCAGTCCGAGGACGACATGTTCCGCTACGGCTCGCGCGACGTGGTCTTCGCCCGCAGGACCGTCCGCGAGTTCTCCGGCGAGCCGGTCGACGGGGCCAAGGTCCGCCGGGCGGTGGACGCCGCGATCGCCGCACCCGCCCCGCACCACACGACCCCGTGGCGGTTCGTCCTGCTGGAGTCGGCCGGCGTCCGGGAGAAACTGCTCGACGCCATGCGTGAGGCGTGGATCGCCGACCTGCGCGGCGACGGCTTCTCCGAGGAGGCGGTCGCCAGACGGATCCGGCGCGGAGACGTGCTGCGCGCGGCGCCGTATCTCGCGGTGCCCTGCCTGGTCATGGACGGCTCGCACACCTACCGCGACGGCCGGCGCAACGCGGCCGAGCGGGAGATGTTCGTGGTCGCCATGGGCGCCGGGGTCCAGAACTTCCTGGTCCAGCTCGCGATGGAGGGGCTGGGCTCGGCCTGGGTGTCGTCCACCATGTTCTGCCGCGACGTGGTCCGCGAGGTGCTCGACCTGCCCCCGGGCTGGGACCCGATGGGCACCGTGGCGATCGGCCACCCGGCAGCCCCGCCGCGTGACCGTGCCCCCAGGCAGGCGACCGACTTCGTCGTCGTCCGCTAG
- a CDS encoding substrate-binding and VWA domain-containing protein: MPSSGRHRAAAGAETRRRQAGLRLSLAAVAILTALAGSVVLVLGPAEGGCSGRDPVLVDVAAAVDIAPTVMEAAGRFNRSGADVDGRCVLVQVTEQPPATVLRTLIGGTAGVLSERPDGWIADSSAWIRLARKQGAGSMAGTETVMATSPLVFATRRSLAQRFAVGKTDMNWRMVFPATTRGRIRPNADEPDVVRVPDPSLAGAGIATVAAARDVVGTGADADRSLTAFVRWAQAGAAPDYRSMLAAVDDRSFWQRPVVIVPEQSVWAHNRLPSDDPVVALHPREGTINLDYPYVVTSADRTVAGGSRAFAAWLRSPETQDAVRRAGFRSADGTQGPYSPGPEIPTEAPRTRPTILPAMIDEALEAWSRLAPPTNILVLADTGRHMAQPIKGEKGRTKLTVALEAARLGLQLFPNSTHMGMWEFAAAKGGDHRERVRLGPILEPDGGQVIRRSRLEELTRTLRADPGLSSSLYDSILAGFREVADSYDEGMNNTLLVITAGKDDGKGVSSGALVDRLKDEWDPERPVQIVVLAFGDDLDRAALGQVTAVTNGSLHVAQAPGEIIDVFLSALARRLCHPTCPASP; the protein is encoded by the coding sequence GTGCCCTCCTCCGGTCGACACCGTGCGGCCGCCGGCGCCGAGACGCGCCGGCGGCAGGCAGGTCTGCGCCTGTCACTGGCGGCGGTCGCGATCCTGACCGCCCTGGCCGGGAGCGTGGTGCTGGTGCTCGGACCGGCGGAGGGCGGGTGCTCGGGCCGGGACCCGGTGCTGGTCGACGTCGCCGCCGCGGTGGACATCGCGCCGACCGTCATGGAGGCCGCCGGGCGGTTCAACCGGAGCGGGGCGGACGTCGACGGCCGGTGCGTACTGGTACAAGTTACAGAACAGCCGCCCGCCACCGTGCTGCGCACCCTGATCGGGGGCACCGCCGGGGTGCTCAGCGAGCGCCCCGACGGCTGGATCGCCGACTCCTCGGCCTGGATCCGGCTCGCGCGCAAGCAGGGCGCCGGGAGCATGGCGGGCACCGAGACCGTGATGGCGACCTCGCCCCTGGTCTTCGCCACCCGCAGGTCCCTCGCCCAGCGCTTCGCGGTTGGCAAGACCGACATGAACTGGCGGATGGTCTTCCCGGCCACCACCCGGGGCCGGATCCGGCCCAACGCCGACGAGCCCGACGTGGTCCGCGTCCCGGACCCCTCGCTCGCCGGGGCCGGGATCGCCACGGTGGCCGCGGCCAGAGACGTCGTCGGCACCGGCGCGGACGCCGACCGCTCGCTCACCGCCTTCGTCCGCTGGGCCCAGGCGGGGGCGGCGCCCGACTACCGGAGCATGCTCGCCGCGGTCGACGACCGCTCCTTCTGGCAGCGTCCGGTGGTGATCGTCCCCGAGCAGTCGGTGTGGGCGCACAACCGCCTGCCCTCCGACGACCCGGTGGTCGCGCTGCACCCCCGCGAGGGGACCATCAACCTGGACTATCCCTACGTGGTCACCTCCGCGGACCGGACGGTGGCGGGCGGATCGCGGGCCTTCGCCGCCTGGCTGCGCTCCCCGGAGACCCAGGACGCCGTACGGCGGGCGGGCTTCCGCTCGGCCGACGGCACCCAGGGGCCCTACTCGCCCGGACCGGAGATCCCCACCGAGGCGCCTCGCACCCGCCCGACCATCCTGCCCGCGATGATCGACGAGGCGCTGGAGGCGTGGAGCAGGCTGGCTCCGCCGACCAACATCCTGGTCCTGGCCGACACCGGCAGGCACATGGCCCAGCCGATCAAGGGGGAGAAGGGCAGGACCAAGCTCACCGTCGCGCTTGAAGCGGCCCGGCTGGGCCTGCAGCTCTTCCCCAACTCGACGCACATGGGCATGTGGGAGTTCGCCGCGGCCAAGGGCGGCGACCACCGCGAGCGAGTACGGCTCGGCCCGATCCTGGAACCCGACGGAGGCCAGGTCATCCGGCGCAGCCGCCTGGAGGAGCTGACCCGGACCCTGCGCGCCGACCCCGGGCTGTCCAGCTCCCTCTACGACTCGATCCTCGCGGGGTTCCGCGAGGTGGCCGACTCCTACGACGAGGGGATGAACAACACCCTGCTGGTCATCACCGCGGGCAAGGACGACGGCAAGGGCGTGTCGAGCGGCGCGCTGGTCGACAGGCTCAAGGACGAGTGGGACCCGGAGCGTCCGGTCCAGATCGTCGTGCTCGCCTTCGGCGACGACCTCGACCGCGCCGCCCTCGGCCAGGTGACGGCCGTCACCAACGGCTCCCTGCACGTCGCCCAGGCGCCCGGCGAGATCATCGACGTCTTCCTGTCCGCGCTGGCCCGCCGCCTGTGCCACCCCACCTGCCCCGCCTCCCCGTGA